CGCTCCCTGAGTGTAGGCCAGCAAGGGGATATCGCCTTCATGTGCGAGATTGTACTTCGGGCTGCCATCCCGCCCGGGTACGCTCACCGGCAACAGGCTGATCTGGCCTATGGAAAAGGAAGGAAAAACATCACTGTCGAGCTGCATGGTGGCATAGGGATCATGATAGGCCAGCATCAGATCACAATTGCCTTCACGCAGTAAATGAATGGCATCCCCGACATTCATTGCCAGCAGACGTGTAGGCAACTCCCCAACGCCTTTCTGCAAACGTGATATCCATCTTGGAAAAAACGCCAGTGCCAAAGAGTGTGCCGCGGCAATGTCGAGCGCTTCGTTGGCCATTCCAAGCCCTCGTAGATGCCCCAGACATTCGTTGAGCTGTTCCACAAGATGACGCGCGGTGACCAGAAACAGCTGACCTTCCGGAGTCAGGCTCACGGGCGTGGTCGAACGATCAACCAATGTCGCCCCTACTGCCTCTTCCAGTGCTCGAATGCGCCGACTGAAGGCAGGTTGCGTCACATGACGCTGACGCGCCGCGGCGGAAAAACTGCGTGTGCCATTGAGCGCCACGAAGTCCTCCAGCCATTTGGTTTCCAGATTCAAGACGGTTCCTCTTTGCTCCGGCGCGGGTGCCTGTTACTGGACCGGTGCCGCAAGATAAGCCGCACGAGCAGCCAGCTTGTGCCATAACGGACGTCCTGTGATCTCTTCAAGCGCCACCAGTCTGCAACGTTCAAGATCCGCCAGCAGCATGGCTTCGACTTCACTCGCAAACAATTGATCCGCCAGGTAAGCGGTCACCTCGAAATTGAGGCGGAACGAGCGATTATCGAGATTAACGGTGCCTACCGCCGCTGTATGAGCATCGACCAGAAAGACCTTCTGATGCAGGAAACCGGGCTGGTAACGATAAATCTGCACACCGGCACGAATCATGTCGCCCAGAAAGGAGAATGCCGAAAGAAATACCAGTAGATGATCAGGGCGTTCGGGAATGATGACCTTGACATCGACACCACGCAATGCCGCCAGTTTGAGCGCATCCTGCACCCCCTGATCGGGTACAAAATAGGGGCTGGTAATCCAGATACGCTTTTGTGCGCCATGAATAACATGCTGCATCAGCAGACTGGCCGTCTCCTGCCGATCGGCCGGGCCGGAAGGCACTATGACCGCATGTTGATCGGCCTCAAGTGAATCCGGTTGCCATCGCAGATTCAGAATATCCCCTGTTGCCCAGTGCCAATCTTCCCAGAAGGCTTCCTGGAGACCCAACACACTGGGCCCCAGCAATTTCAAATGCGTATCACGCCATTCACCATAACGCTCACTACCTTCGCGGTATTCATCCGCCACATTCAAGCCACCGATCCAGCCCTCGCGGCCATCCACGACTACTATCTTGCGATGATTGCGGAAATTGACCTGAAAACGATGTCGCCAGCCTCGTGAAGAACCAAAGTGATGGACTTCAACACCGGCTTCACGCAGTTCATCCAGGTAAGGATCAGGCAGTTTGCGACTACCGATTTCGTCGAAAAGAAAGCAAACCCTTACGCCTCTTTCGGCGCACCGGATCATGTGACGCTTGAATTCCCCACCCAGGCGATCATCGCGGACGATGAAAAACTGCACCAGCACATACTCACGTGCATTTTCCAGACCCGCAAAGATACTTTCGAACGTTGCCTGCCCATCGATCAACAATTGTGCCTGATTCCCACGAGTCATGGGCATCATGGCCAGACGTTCGACTGCACGCACCCTGGCGGCGGCTTCCTGGGGCACCGTAGCCCATGGGTCCACGCGCCGGCGATAGGGGATCAAGGCCCGGCGCAGTGTGGTATCACGCT
This DNA window, taken from Kushneria phosphatilytica, encodes the following:
- the cls gene encoding cardiolipin synthase, producing MTALLGGIFIVLLHLLGALSGLMALMSSRTSQGAVAWIISLVTFPYLAIPAFWIFGRPRFYGYVSAREERDTTLRRALIPYRRRVDPWATVPQEAAARVRAVERLAMMPMTRGNQAQLLIDGQATFESIFAGLENAREYVLVQFFIVRDDRLGGEFKRHMIRCAERGVRVCFLFDEIGSRKLPDPYLDELREAGVEVHHFGSSRGWRHRFQVNFRNHRKIVVVDGREGWIGGLNVADEYREGSERYGEWRDTHLKLLGPSVLGLQEAFWEDWHWATGDILNLRWQPDSLEADQHAVIVPSGPADRQETASLLMQHVIHGAQKRIWITSPYFVPDQGVQDALKLAALRGVDVKVIIPERPDHLLVFLSAFSFLGDMIRAGVQIYRYQPGFLHQKVFLVDAHTAAVGTVNLDNRSFRLNFEVTAYLADQLFASEVEAMLLADLERCRLVALEEITGRPLWHKLAARAAYLAAPVQ
- a CDS encoding LysR family transcriptional regulator — its product is MNLETKWLEDFVALNGTRSFSAAARQRHVTQPAFSRRIRALEEAVGATLVDRSTTPVSLTPEGQLFLVTARHLVEQLNECLGHLRGLGMANEALDIAAAHSLALAFFPRWISRLQKGVGELPTRLLAMNVGDAIHLLREGNCDLMLAYHDPYATMQLDSDVFPSFSIGQISLLPVSVPGRDGSPKYNLAHEGDIPLLAYTQGALLGRSVRMLLRHDPLRMRLRTVYETAMAEGLKGMALQGVGVAWIPDFCIRQELKEGHLVRAGESRWDIPLEIRLYRCALVHKPGVERLWRQLQKLPRDFLEG